The Lampris incognitus isolate fLamInc1 chromosome 17, fLamInc1.hap2, whole genome shotgun sequence genome contains a region encoding:
- the LOC130127961 gene encoding clarin-3, translating into MPSSKKILHYTSSALATSISVGLLGYALSTEWAETTMRCTPSGNGTAAIKLALFVGNSERFFCPYYGGSRDFPVFAQLQKLGGVPVVLHGVVLCLVVLCLLFSAGSILVSLYNSVSNPYETYMGPIGVYTCNSLSACLAFVVLICFVANVHLTNMAEELVQTFIGEDPVDLTEKVTEMKIGYYLLIPYITLTLLAIALIFIYDHAAYTHKKEQQRPTEDAPKEIMMY; encoded by the exons ATGCCTTCCTCTAAGAAGATTCTCCATTATACCTCCAGTGCGCTGGCGACCTCCATTTCTGTGGGGTTGTTAGGATACGCCTTGTCTACAGAATGGGCCGAAACCACCATGAGGTGCACCCCAAGCGGGAACGGCACAGCCGCGATCAAGCTGGCGCTGTTTGTCGGAAACTCTGAACGGTTCTTTTGTCCCTATTACGGAGGCTCTAGGGATTTCCCAG TGTTCGCTCAGCTACAAAAACTGGGGGGAGTTCCTGTGGTCCTGCATGGTGTGGTGTTGTGCTTGGTGGTCCTGTGTCTTCTATTCTCTGCTGGCAGCATCCTAGTCTCCCTCTACAACAGCGTCAGTAACCCTTATGAGACCTACATGGGGCCTATAGGCGTCTACACCTGCAACTCGCTCAGCG CATGCTTAGCATTTGTGGTCCTCATCTGCTTCGTGGCAAATGTCCACCTGACCAACATGGCGGAGGAACTAGTACAGACCTTTATCGGGGAAGACCCTGTGGACCTGACTGAAAAAGTGACGGAGATGAAGATAGGATACTACCTCCTCATCCCTTACATAACACTGACTCTCTTAGCCATTGCCTTAATCTTCATATATGACCACGCTGCCTACACTCATAAGAAAGAACAGCAGAGGCCCACCGAGGACGCACCCAAGGAGATTATGATGTATTAG